The following are from one region of the Andrena cerasifolii isolate SP2316 chromosome 1, iyAndCera1_principal, whole genome shotgun sequence genome:
- the LOC143375656 gene encoding ejaculatory bulb-specific protein 3-like has translation MKVAVVFLAVVVCALANEKYTTRYDNIDLDQILRSERLLNNYVNCLLEKGSCTPDGKELKKSLPDALENKCGKCSEKQKAGSEKVIRYLIDERPQVWERLSKKYDPTGEYTTKFQAEAKARGIQI, from the exons GTCGCGGTTGTTTTCCTCGCCGTGGTGGTCTGCGCCCTGGCAAACGAGAAGTACACGACCAGGTACGACAACATCGACCTGGATCAGATTCTCAGGAGCGAACGTCTGCTCAACAACTACGTAAACTGCCTGCTGGAGAAGGGTAGCTGCACCCCCGACGGCAAGGAGCTTAAAA AATCCCTGCCAGACGCGCTGGAGAACAAATGCGGCAAATGCAGCGAGAAGCAGAAGGCAGGCAGCGAGAAGGTGATCCGGTATCTGATCGACGAG CGGCCGCAAGTCTGGGAGAGGCTGTCCAAGAAATACGACCCGACCGGAGAGTACACCACCAAGTTCCAGGCTGAGGCGAAGGCGCGCGGCATCCAGATCTAA